A window of the Thermodesulfovibrionia bacterium genome harbors these coding sequences:
- a CDS encoding 4Fe-4S binding protein: MSKKFWEILPQGAVVLEAGSSAKFKTGTWRSMRPKWIEENCIQCMFCWMYCPDMSVKVNAEGKREDFDYDYCKGCGICALECPGKKGNKAIVMEEEGK, from the coding sequence ATGAGCAAGAAATTTTGGGAAATACTTCCACAGGGCGCTGTTGTATTGGAGGCCGGAAGTTCAGCTAAGTTCAAGACAGGCACATGGAGGTCGATGAGGCCGAAGTGGATAGAAGAGAACTGCATACAGTGCATGTTCTGCTGGATGTACTGCCCTGACATGTCGGTCAAGGTGAATGCGGAAGGCAAGAGAGAAGATTTTGATTATGATTACTGCAAGGGCTGCGGGATATGTGCCCTCGAATGCCCCGGTAAAAAGGGCAATAAAGCAATTGTGATGGAAGAGGAGGGCAAATAA
- the porA gene encoding pyruvate ferredoxin oxidoreductase, with protein sequence MGKIVAVTGNEACAYALKQINPDVCAAYPITPATDLMQRFSGYVSNGQVDTELVLVESEHSAMSACIGAAAAGGRVATATSSQGLALMWEMLYIAAGTRLPIVMPLVNRALSAPLNIHGDHSDGMGARDTGWIQIYSENAQEAYDNLVQSFRIAEHLEIRVPAMVCMDGFIVSHSIERVEYIDDADVKNFVGKFQAVHPLLDLEHPKSYGPLILADLYHEYKRAQHEVMTKVSGVVLEVAAEFEKMTGRKYGLFEEYRLEDAEIAIVVMSSAAGTTKDIIDQYRDKGVKVGLLKPRMFRPFPFTQVAEALKHVKAIAVLDRADSFGGYGPLFSEIAGAVMSMDHKPAMINKIFGLGGRDYLPDQAEQVIDELIKIAKTGKVEAIKEYIGVRE encoded by the coding sequence ATGGGTAAGATAGTTGCAGTTACCGGAAATGAAGCATGCGCGTATGCCCTTAAGCAGATAAATCCTGATGTATGCGCCGCATACCCTATCACACCTGCCACTGACCTTATGCAGAGGTTTTCAGGCTATGTCTCAAACGGCCAGGTGGATACAGAGCTGGTGCTCGTTGAGAGTGAGCACAGCGCAATGAGCGCCTGCATAGGCGCGGCAGCAGCAGGCGGCAGAGTTGCCACAGCCACATCATCACAGGGCCTCGCGCTTATGTGGGAGATGCTTTATATAGCAGCAGGAACAAGGCTTCCGATAGTAATGCCTCTGGTAAACAGGGCGCTTTCAGCTCCTCTGAATATTCACGGCGACCATTCTGACGGCATGGGAGCAAGGGACACAGGCTGGATCCAGATCTATTCTGAAAATGCCCAGGAGGCATATGACAATCTGGTTCAGTCTTTCAGGATCGCGGAGCACCTTGAGATCAGGGTTCCGGCTATGGTCTGTATGGATGGTTTTATCGTCAGCCACTCTATTGAGAGGGTTGAATATATTGATGATGCGGATGTAAAGAACTTTGTAGGAAAATTTCAGGCGGTGCATCCGCTGCTTGACCTGGAGCATCCGAAAAGCTACGGCCCTCTGATCCTGGCCGATCTTTATCATGAATACAAAAGGGCGCAGCATGAAGTCATGACCAAGGTTTCGGGTGTTGTTCTTGAGGTTGCGGCTGAATTTGAAAAGATGACAGGCAGAAAGTACGGCCTGTTTGAGGAATACAGGCTTGAAGATGCTGAGATAGCGATCGTTGTTATGAGCTCTGCGGCAGGAACGACCAAGGATATTATCGATCAGTACAGGGATAAGGGAGTAAAGGTAGGCCTTCTGAAGCCGAGGATGTTCAGGCCGTTCCCGTTCACTCAGGTAGCAGAGGCGCTTAAGCATGTGAAGGCGATAGCTGTCCTTGACAGGGCGGATTCATTCGGCGGATACGGGCCGTTATTTTCAGAGATCGCCGGAGCGGTCATGTCAATGGATCATAAACCTGCCATGATAAACAAGATCTTCGGACTTGGCGGAAGAGACTATCTGCCGGATCAAGCAGAGCAGGTCATTGATGAGCTTATAAAGATAGCTAAAACCGGAAAAGTTGAAGCTATTAAAGAATATATCGGGGTGAGGGAATAA
- a CDS encoding thiamine pyrophosphate-dependent enzyme: MTTKALKLKELAKGEDRFAHGHRMCAGCGAPIVVKQVLMATDYPIIAANATGCLEVSSCIQQFTAWKIPWMHSAFENAAATISGIEAMYRSLVKQGKLEDKNVKFIAFGGDGGTYDIGFQALSGAMERGHDMMYICYDNGAYMNTGIQRSSATPFGADTTTCPAGDVIPGKLQQRKDLTRIMAAHGIPYVAQASPANWMDLMKKVQKAFEIKGPKFMNVISPCNRGWRSRTDDAIMLSKLAFETCYWPLFEIENGVTRITAKPKEKKPLVDFLKPQGRFKHMFAPGNEWMLKQAQDYVDAQWERLQKEAVFSGGEEK, translated from the coding sequence ATGACAACTAAAGCACTCAAACTAAAAGAGCTTGCAAAGGGAGAGGACAGGTTCGCTCACGGCCACAGGATGTGCGCCGGCTGCGGAGCGCCGATAGTTGTAAAGCAGGTGCTTATGGCGACTGACTATCCCATTATCGCTGCAAATGCCACAGGATGCCTTGAGGTCTCCTCATGCATTCAGCAATTCACGGCATGGAAGATCCCATGGATGCATAGCGCCTTTGAAAATGCAGCAGCAACAATATCAGGTATTGAGGCGATGTACAGGTCATTGGTCAAGCAGGGTAAGCTTGAAGATAAAAATGTAAAATTCATTGCATTCGGCGGCGACGGCGGAACCTATGATATCGGTTTCCAGGCCCTTTCAGGCGCAATGGAGCGCGGCCATGACATGATGTACATATGTTATGACAACGGTGCTTACATGAATACAGGAATTCAGCGTTCGAGCGCGACACCTTTTGGAGCTGATACCACTACATGTCCGGCAGGTGATGTGATCCCCGGCAAACTCCAGCAGAGAAAAGACCTTACAAGGATAATGGCTGCGCACGGCATTCCTTATGTGGCGCAGGCGTCTCCGGCAAACTGGATGGACCTTATGAAGAAGGTGCAGAAGGCGTTTGAGATAAAGGGGCCCAAGTTCATGAATGTCATTTCACCATGCAACCGGGGCTGGCGCTCAAGGACGGATGATGCAATTATGTTGAGCAAGCTGGCTTTTGAGACTTGTTACTGGCCTCTGTTTGAGATCGAGAACGGCGTTACCAGGATAACGGCTAAACCAAAAGAGAAAAAACCTCTTGTAGATTTTCTAAAGCCTCAGGGCAGGTTTAAACATATGTTCGCTCCCGGCAATGAGTGGATGCTCAAACAGGCACAGGATTATGTTGACGCACAGTGGGAACGCCTGCAGAAAGAGGCTGTTTTCTCCGGCGGAGAAGAAAAGTAA
- a CDS encoding lysylphosphatidylglycerol synthase transmembrane domain-containing protein: protein MKKKYIHLLISIVIIVLSLAYAFQGVKFSTLLEELSKANYLYLIPAVILIMITYLFRAMRWHYLLRPIKDVPVKNIFSPLFIGFMANMLPARAGELIRAYLLGKREDISFSTAFATIFVERLFDMSMVLLMLFSITFFYADVISQSSPDAGSIISKIVMFGWMGLAFSLFMFAFMFFLLHKNELAMKAVRLFIRPLPDNWGLKIVEMVNAFTQGLNILKDIKGFLMSILLSFLIWVCITLTCYPIYHAFGFADMLPALSSLLILNLFVAFSTLFPAPGFLGPFQAACVFVLHEIFKIPKAAAASYGIALWITSMGFTIIVGIIFAMKDNVSMKELSEKSEGK from the coding sequence ATGAAGAAAAAATACATACACCTTCTTATAAGCATCGTTATTATTGTTCTCTCTCTTGCATACGCATTTCAGGGCGTTAAATTCTCTACGCTCCTTGAGGAATTATCAAAAGCAAATTATCTGTACCTTATTCCCGCAGTTATACTTATCATGATAACGTACCTCTTCAGAGCGATGAGGTGGCATTATTTATTGCGGCCTATCAAAGATGTGCCGGTTAAAAATATCTTCTCGCCGCTTTTTATAGGTTTCATGGCAAATATGCTGCCCGCACGCGCAGGAGAGCTGATACGGGCATACCTGCTCGGCAAAAGGGAGGACATAAGCTTCAGCACCGCCTTTGCGACAATATTCGTTGAGCGGTTATTTGACATGTCCATGGTGCTTCTCATGCTCTTTTCCATCACATTTTTCTACGCTGATGTCATATCGCAGAGCAGCCCTGATGCCGGCAGCATAATCAGCAAGATAGTTATGTTCGGCTGGATGGGCCTGGCTTTCTCGCTGTTTATGTTTGCGTTTATGTTCTTCCTTCTTCACAAAAACGAACTTGCCATGAAAGCGGTACGTTTATTCATCAGGCCGCTCCCTGACAACTGGGGATTAAAGATAGTTGAAATGGTGAATGCATTTACACAAGGGCTGAATATTTTGAAAGACATAAAGGGTTTCCTTATGTCGATCTTACTCTCTTTTCTTATATGGGTCTGCATAACGCTTACATGCTACCCGATCTACCATGCTTTTGGATTTGCCGATATGCTCCCTGCGTTATCATCTCTTTTGATACTTAACCTGTTCGTGGCTTTTTCCACTTTATTCCCTGCCCCGGGATTTCTCGGGCCTTTTCAGGCAGCATGTGTTTTTGTTTTGCATGAGATATTCAAGATCCCCAAAGCTGCTGCTGCCAGTTACGGTATCGCGTTATGGATCACTTCTATGGGATTCACGATCATTGTAGGAATAATATTTGCGATGAAAGATAATGTCTCTATGAAAGAATTGTCAGAAAAAAGCGAAGGAAAGTAA
- a CDS encoding cysteine desulfurase family protein → MSKQIYKRIYLDHNATTPLAPEVRDAMFDVMKNHPGNPSNSYMEGIAARQIVDNARKSVAKLLNCEAGNIIFEGSGSEANNHVLKSIASANIKNKNHIITSSIEHPSVLNVCRWLEKNGVKVTYLQVDRSGRINPDDLSSAITKRTCLASVMLANNETGVIQPIKELAAIAKENGALFHTDATQAIGKIPVDVKKLGVDLMSLSAHKFYGPKGIGALYVRKGIAIEPLIHGGGQENGLRAGTENVIHIAGLGMASELACKNLPQMKQVKAFRDKLEKEIIKLFTGAKLNGDKKLRLPNTISINLPRLIGASMVTALDKKGIAISAGSACHSGSSKPSGILLAMGLTEEEAHCTIRISLGIGNTAKDIDSAVKAFKEIINNRKNSVRA, encoded by the coding sequence ATGTCTAAGCAAATATATAAAAGAATATACCTTGACCACAACGCAACGACTCCGCTTGCGCCTGAGGTGCGTGATGCGATGTTTGATGTTATGAAAAATCATCCGGGCAATCCTTCCAATTCATACATGGAAGGGATAGCAGCCAGACAGATCGTTGATAACGCCAGGAAGAGCGTTGCCAAACTTCTGAACTGTGAAGCAGGCAATATTATCTTTGAAGGCAGCGGTTCAGAGGCAAACAACCATGTCTTAAAAAGCATAGCATCTGCAAATATCAAAAACAAAAACCACATAATAACCTCTTCCATCGAACATCCTTCTGTTCTTAATGTATGCAGGTGGTTGGAGAAGAACGGCGTAAAGGTAACATACCTGCAGGTGGACAGATCCGGCAGGATTAACCCTGATGATCTCTCATCAGCGATCACAAAGAGAACATGCCTTGCATCTGTCATGTTAGCCAATAATGAGACAGGCGTCATTCAGCCGATCAAAGAACTGGCTGCTATTGCCAAAGAAAATGGCGCGCTTTTTCATACTGACGCGACACAGGCCATAGGCAAGATACCTGTTGATGTAAAAAAACTCGGCGTTGATCTTATGTCGCTGTCAGCACATAAATTTTACGGGCCGAAAGGTATCGGCGCGTTATATGTCAGAAAAGGGATCGCCATTGAGCCGTTGATACACGGCGGTGGACAGGAGAACGGATTGAGAGCCGGCACTGAAAATGTAATACACATCGCCGGGCTTGGAATGGCTTCTGAACTTGCATGCAAAAACCTTCCCCAAATGAAGCAGGTTAAAGCCTTTCGCGACAAACTTGAGAAGGAGATCATTAAACTCTTCACAGGTGCAAAACTGAACGGCGACAAGAAACTTAGGTTGCCAAACACCATCAGCATAAATCTGCCGCGCTTAATAGGTGCTTCAATGGTCACGGCCCTCGACAAAAAAGGGATAGCGATATCAGCAGGCTCAGCATGCCACTCAGGTTCATCAAAACCTTCAGGCATACTGCTGGCAATGGGGCTGACTGAGGAAGAGGCGCACTGCACTATAAGGATATCGCTCGGCATTGGCAATACTGCGAAAGATATAGATAGCGCTGTAAAAGCATTCAAAGAAATTATTAATAACCGAAAAAACAGCGTCCGCGCATAA
- a CDS encoding deoxyribonuclease IV: MRRIGVHVSIAGGVHLSLERAKELGCSTMQIFSHNPRGWAFKDIDKEEASQFIRLSEESDISSFIHSSYLINLASPDDETRRKSIELLSYELRMADLLGIDHVVLHPGKMVGQELNVAVEKTKDALLKVYEKAESRSGILIENTAGQKGDISSSLAMIADVIEGAPSGLVKGICFDTCHGFAAGYDIAQDEGLSRLEQEIKKYLSPLKVELIHLNDAKQGLSSNIDRHEHIGMGAIGIEGFRRFLSVPLFKNIPLVLETPKKEEDDDTRNLDLVRGILNEIG, from the coding sequence GTGAGAAGGATCGGCGTACATGTTTCCATAGCAGGCGGAGTTCATCTTTCACTTGAAAGGGCAAAGGAACTCGGCTGCAGCACGATGCAGATATTCTCTCACAACCCGAGGGGATGGGCGTTCAAGGATATTGATAAAGAAGAGGCCTCACAATTTATCCGGCTCTCTGAGGAATCAGACATAAGCTCATTCATCCACTCATCTTATCTCATTAACCTTGCCTCTCCTGACGATGAAACAAGGCGTAAGTCAATTGAACTTCTCTCTTATGAACTGCGCATGGCAGACCTGCTTGGAATAGATCATGTGGTGCTTCATCCCGGCAAGATGGTTGGCCAGGAATTAAATGTCGCTGTAGAAAAAACAAAAGACGCCCTCTTGAAGGTGTATGAGAAGGCAGAGTCCAGGTCAGGGATACTCATTGAAAACACAGCCGGACAGAAGGGTGATATCTCTTCTTCCTTAGCGATGATAGCGGATGTTATTGAAGGCGCTCCTTCAGGATTGGTAAAAGGCATATGCTTTGACACATGCCACGGCTTCGCAGCTGGCTATGATATAGCTCAGGATGAAGGGCTTAGCAGGCTTGAGCAGGAGATTAAGAAATATCTTTCACCGCTGAAGGTGGAACTTATACATCTCAATGACGCAAAGCAAGGCCTATCTTCCAACATAGACAGGCATGAGCATATAGGAATGGGTGCGATAGGTATCGAGGGATTCAGGCGGTTTCTCTCCGTTCCTCTCTTTAAGAATATTCCACTGGTTTTAGAGACGCCCAAGAAAGAGGAAGATGATGATACGAGAAATCTCGATCTTGTCAGAGGGATTTTGAATGAGATAGGATAA